One window of Methanobacterium sp. genomic DNA carries:
- a CDS encoding transglutaminase family protein: protein QTVQNYIETNKTLPTTVTIGTTKLNMAQFLYLATTATTLLNNGKPTTTTINVGQYTLPTTSTEQLTTELLFKGDYVDFAQRIVEYMNSNKIAPSYGNANIGQVGYKSQIYIYSRILSYYKTNKVLPSNIVVKTWSTFNIPTTGINVTFTIDQIAETATGVKNNVDLYKYLPATANVAGVKISIAQFLYLATKATAQINSKNYNPITLENYNLPSSSSESMSSGSISLSEYVDFASRIASYMVTNKVAPSCGVVGLGYLGYETQIYMFSQVLDSYKTKGALPSSISVKPWITVVYSIPAEYYVYLTATSNCQSDNAQIIALANSITASASTPYEQAVLIFNWVRDNIGYSFYYNTKYGAVGTLNAGTGNCVDTSHLLIALLRAKNIPTRYVHGYCRFSSGSWYGHVWSEVYVNGQWYTADASSSSNTFGTINSWNTATATIYNRYASLPF from the coding sequence ACAAACAGTCCAAAACTACATAGAAACCAACAAAACACTACCCACAACAGTAACCATAGGAACAACCAAACTAAACATGGCACAATTCCTATACCTAGCCACAACAGCAACCACACTACTAAACAACGGAAAACCAACCACAACAACCATAAACGTAGGCCAATACACACTACCAACCACCAGCACAGAACAACTAACCACCGAACTTCTATTCAAAGGGGACTATGTGGACTTTGCTCAGCGAATAGTTGAGTATATGAACAGTAACAAAATAGCACCCAGTTATGGAAATGCAAATATTGGACAAGTTGGTTACAAGTCCCAGATCTACATTTACAGTAGAATACTCAGTTACTACAAGACAAACAAGGTACTACCATCCAATATAGTTGTTAAAACTTGGTCAACTTTCAACATACCAACTACTGGAATTAACGTCACATTTACCATAGATCAAATTGCAGAGACAGCAACTGGTGTCAAAAACAACGTGGACCTTTATAAATACTTACCTGCAACCGCTAATGTTGCAGGGGTAAAGATCAGCATTGCCCAGTTCCTATATCTAGCTACTAAGGCTACTGCACAGATTAACAGTAAAAACTACAATCCAATAACATTGGAGAACTACAATCTACCTTCCTCAAGTTCCGAGAGTATGAGCAGTGGTTCAATTAGTTTATCGGAGTATGTGGACTTTGCCAGCAGAATAGCTAGTTACATGGTAACTAATAAAGTGGCACCATCTTGTGGAGTGGTGGGTCTGGGATATCTCGGTTACGAGACTCAGATTTACATGTTCAGCCAAGTACTGGATTCTTACAAAACAAAAGGTGCATTGCCTAGTTCCATCAGTGTAAAACCTTGGATTACAGTGGTTTACAGTATACCCGCCGAGTATTATGTATATCTTACAGCGACTTCTAATTGTCAGTCTGATAACGCACAGATCATAGCTCTGGCCAACAGTATCACTGCCAGTGCCAGTACACCTTACGAACAAGCCGTGCTAATATTCAACTGGGTAAGGGATAATATTGGTTATTCCTTTTACTATAACACCAAGTATGGTGCAGTTGGAACACTGAATGCCGGAACAGGGAACTGTGTTGATACTTCACACCTGTTAATAGCTCTTCTAAGAGCGAAAAACATCCCCACACGTTACGTGCATGGTTACTGTCGTTTCTCAAGTGGCAGCTGGTACGGTCATGTATGGTCAGAAGTATATGTCAATGGTCAATGGTACACAGCAGATGCTTCCAGTTCAAGTAATACCTTTGGTACTATAAACAGCTGGAACACAGCAACAGCAACTATATATAACAGATACGCATCATTGCCGTTTTAA